The genomic DNA AATGTTTTTCACATTATTCATTAACTTATAATAACAAGTGTGATTTCTTTAAGAACAGAGCTTGAGACCATACTATTTAACTTTTCCTCCAATAAAAGTCAATTGTATCTTGATCTTACAGAAGAATGTGGTGACCCATCCTAGCTTCTGACACAAGAGGGGGTGCAGAGATGACTACATAGTACATGTACCACTGTCAAGCAAGAAGGTGGGAAGAGGCACAGGTTAAGAGAAGCAGAGGTTATTACCTTGCCAGAAAATTCCCAGCAAAGTTTACTGTATCATGGCAAAAGAACAGTATTAAAGTTGCCTTTTAGTACTGCCTGGTTCACATGGCAGCTAAGGAAGGCTTGTGAAACCATTACAGATTGTGGCAGTTGGTGTGCTCTTGCTTTCTTGGGATAGAGCTTAAAGACAAAAGGTGCACCTATAGCAGGTGAGGCAGACAGGTATCAGCAGAGCTTTTCAGCTCCATACTTTGTGACTATATAGCTTCTAAAAAGGAAACTCATGTGCAGCTGTCTCAGGACTTGTAACTTAGAGGATTTGACACTGTAGACATACTCTATGCATTCCATCCTGAAAAGTATCTGTTCTAATCAGCTGTTTTGGAGAGGGTAGCTTGTACAATTGCTACCAGGCAAAGCTGATCagggataattttttttttgttccttccttcCTACCTCCCTTCCCTGCATCTGATCTCTCATTCTTCCCTTCAAGAAagtaaaagtttaaaaaaaacactcaaaattTGCTGCTTAGTTTGATCATTTTCCCccttgtgttttttggtttgacTGCAAAACCAGACAATTCATTATTCACCCAGCTCTACTAATGAGCTCCTTTCTCAGAGTTTTTGTACCCTGCATAATTAAGAACATCTGCATCTTGTGTAAAGCTTGACATTTCCCTGCCTATTCACcaatggtgttttttctttcaatgacTGAATGGATTAACACTGCAATACTACTAATGCAATGCATGGGAAAGGAAACTGGCAGAGTCTCCAGAACATTCTATTCTTATCACCCTCCCTTAGTATTTCAGCAGAATTACCCAATTCATATGGTAATAATTTCCTTCTAATCAATGTTTCATGTATAACCTTGCTTATTCACTCCTACTTATTCTTACTTGCCAAGAAAGCTGAATGAGACTATTGGGGGTATCTGTCTTTCATGATATTGAGAACAGATGAATAATGCTGGCTGCATGCTAACAAAAAGATGTTTTCCATTAATTAACACCTATAAATAATTTGTTAGAGGTTACAGAGTGCTTAACATATGCCTTAATAAACAGCTATTACACAGAGCAACCAACCAATAAATTGCTTGTAGTGATAAAAGCTCATCTGATGTGCTTAGAGTATTTCTCAAGCTTTCTAAAAACAAAGGGCCACCTACTatcctgaagaaaaatgctgaCTGCCTAGTTCTGTGTTGTACATCACTGCCATAATGtgtttcatattaatttttttatattttattattcatattaacatatttttttttattttgccttgaTGGTTTGTTTGTGTGCATAGGATAGTTTGTGAGACCATTGTTTTGTTGGCAAGCCAACAGTGATCCAGGTTGAGGGCTAGTGATGTATGATACACACTGCTCATGTAATGTGCTATTAGTAGACTCTTTATTAACTCTTACTAGAAGTGTACTTGTGGATTTAGATTCTGGTAATTAACATTATTGAACAGCTGTGTGCAGACACATGTGCACAAATACAGTTtatatttcctaaaaaaaaaatctattttaaatttacCACTAGTAGAATATGGAGTTTCAGTACAGCATCtcataaagaatgaaaaatctggttttgaaattttgaaagaaaaaaaaaaaaagcagtaaagcTTGTCTTCTGGTGGGTAAGGACTACATTGTATCTCCTAGTATTCCTACTAGTGTCTCTTAGTGTTCCTACTACATGCACAAGATCCAGTGGATGTTACTGAATTGCCACATATTAGCAAAAATGAGAGTGTGATTAGAACTAGATGATtgttaaggtcccttccaacccaaattattctatgattctatgaaaaataccATAGGAGGAATTACAGTGCTGTGCAGACAAAATTTTTGGAAGATTCACCTTATAAAATCCTTGTATAAAATCCCTCTGAACCCATTGTAATCCATGTATCCCAGTGTCTCTATAGCAGAGtttacaaaagaaaactgaagctgtTTCCTATGTTACCTGTCTCTGATGTGAAAAGCTTCACTTGCTCCATCTGCATTCCAAGGTTCCACAATGCAGTCTGGGCTGATTCCAAGAACTGAACTGAATTCTCCACAAGATCTAGATTTTTTTGTCCAGTCTCAAGAGAAATGTTTCCTTACAGAACCACCTGGGGGagaatttaaacattaaaaaataataataataaattaaattaaaacgGGAATTCATATGTGATTATTTTACATCTGCTGGGGAAAATGCATGAAGTAGTTTATATTCTTTATAATGGGTATAACAGCAAAAAGACCCATGAGAATGCAGTTCTATGTTAGTTAAGCTCTTTAGGAATAAGTTACATGAGAACGTAAGCAGAAACAACACACTTCGATTGAAAGATCCCTTGTCTAGACTAAACACATCTGAACATCCAGCAGAAGAGCATCCGATATTGCACGCTAACCCTAactcaacaaaaaaacagaagttactCCAACATTTCCTAAAATCCGACGCATTTCAAAGTGAGAAACTGTTTTTGCCgaggggagctgcagcccttgcTCAGGAGCGGAGGCTGGAGGGTAAAGACTGCAGAGGGAGGTAGCTGTAGCCACCCTGCTGCCGGCGAGTGCCCGCCGGACAGCGGGCGGGAGCCCTCCTGCCCTCCGGGTCCCTCCCGGGGCAGTGGCGGGGGAAGGGCGCTCACCCAGGGCTCCCTCTGCTCCGCGGGGCGCAGCGGGCGGCCCCGGGGAGGAGCGCTACCCGCCTCCAGCGCCGGACGCTGCGCGCGGCTCCGCGGGCAGGTTCAGCACCGGGCGCGGCGGACAGCGCCCCGCGCAGCGCCGCCCCGagcgctgccgccgccgggagctggagctgcctgcgCTGAGCGCCCGGCCCGGGGCTTCGGCGCGGGCACAGCTCCGCCGCGGCTGACCTCGGGGGCAAAACAATCCTCCCAAGCCGGAgcccccctcccttctcctccccaaagCATAATTAGTAGCGGGACTGGCCGCTGTGGAGCGCGACAGCAGCGTGGACGCAGTTCCTCCAGCACGCAGCTGCTCGCCCCGAAAATCCCCTTGCTCTGGCCCACCAACAGCTCCCTCCGGGTCcgagcagagcaggcaggctgaAACATGACTGGAGGGAGGAATGCTGTATCAAGACCATCACTCCATGgaagctgtattttatttagacAACAATGAGATTTGTGTTATATTTATCAGTGAAATTAAACTGTTTCTAAGGTACCCATAATTTAGTGTCTGAGATCTAGTACCGCTTTTATCCTGGAAACTTGACTGTGAACATCTTCTGTTATTGAGTTATAAAGGCTGGGTAGGGAACTTGCACATTCAGGTGCCCACAGCCAGCTTTGTATTCCTTTAGGGCAGGAACGTGGAAGAATGAGACATTCCCTTGGGGTGAGacaagaaaggatgaaaatcCATGGACACATCAGACACAAGGTAGGAGGACAAATATAAGTATGAAATAAGTGGGAAGAAAAGTAACATATTAATTAACCTGCTGTGATGCTGCAATGCAAGgagtggttttgggtttttttttatgttgtccTATCATATGGTCAGGGCACCATTCCTGAGGTTTTTATCACAATGGCTACTTGATCTGTCAAGATCAAGAAAagttttaggtttgttttttaaaaagcaaaacaaaacaacaacaacaacaaacaaccaaacaaaaatatttttttctaaaatgaaaaattgctaatatttgtgattattttttgtttaagttGGTTTAGCAGCTGAATGttaagtgcttttgaaaatcagtataaaatattttttaaaattttgttttctgttttcttgcaaaGGTGCTAGTAGATGTTTGGGTATGTTCCACTGGACAGTTTTCCTTTAGCAAGCAACTGAGAAGCAGGATTTCTTACAGTAATCGCATTTAAGTGGTAGTTCAAACCTTATAAACTCGGCATTCTTCTGTTATACCACTAGGTGTGAGTGTTGGAGCTTTTTCTGTGGTTGGTTTTGCAACCGTGTGTGTAAAACTTGCTGTCGTGTGTCCTGTTGAAGTTGCAGTCACCCAAGCAATTCCCAACTGAAGCGTGATGCCCATCCAGTGTGCAAATGGGAAGTCGCTAAGCGAGTGCCCGCTCCGTGATAGAGCGCCAGTCTACAGAGCAGGGTACCCCAGCCGCGTGTGAAACTCCAGCTCTTAATCCCTTTTGCCAGCTGTACATGCACGTGACTTTTGCGGAGGTGGGAAACCTAGAGTTGGAATGTGAAGGGAAAATGTCACTGGGAGACCTCAGAGGATTTCAGAAACTAATTGCTGGAGACTGGTGTAGACAAGAGAGCCTAATCTGCTTGAATGGAAAAGATGAGCAATGCCATACGTTTATCAGGAGACAGGAAATGTAGAGAGCAAAGATTGGGGGAGAAGAACTGGTGCAGCAGCTGGTCAGAGCAGGCCCTCGAGGCAGCAAATACTTATCCTCATTCTGAGCTGACTTCTCACAGGCACATTCGGTCAGTGAGAAGAAAGACAGTGGCAGTCAATTTGACAGGACAGAATTTGTCTCCCTGCTGTGTttctactttgttttctgtctggaTTGCTACCATTGCAAGCATTTCTGGAGGAGTTTTTTATCCTCTTACCATCTCCTCTCAAACTTTATCCACCAGagtttttccccaaaatttttcatgtttacttTATGTCCCTTTGTTATTTCCTAATTAAGCATTCTGCTGGGAGTCTTCAAATTGATTACAGATTTCTGCATGGTGGGTTCTGTCTTTGTGCAGTAAATCACCAATAACCAAAtacttatttctgtttctggttTCTGTGTCCACCAATGGATAAACATCTGCTAATAATACCTATAAATACTTTCAATTCCTGCATATGACTTTAGAAGCTTGGCTGAAATAGTTTGAATAAGAGAGAAAGTCAAAAACTCTTCAAAGGTAAACAAGTTCCGGAATTTGTGGTGAATTTTCAATTTCACTGTAACTGTAGGGATATGCTGAGATAACGATCTATTTCAGGCAAGCCAGAGGCAAAGCCACACAAAATTGCTGCAGGCTTCTAATCGCATAAAATATAGTTAAAACATATATGGATCCCAACCTTAGCAAAGGTTGTTagattctgaaagaaaatttggTATCTTTGGGGATATTTTCTCCTCTATTTTAACCCAGGAGGTAAGTGAGAGAATTCAGAGTCAGACCTATTTTACAAATTCATTAACtgttgagaaataaaattaattacaactTATTGCAATTGTGTGTTCAACAGTTGCATCTCATACAAAACTTAGGCAAGCAGGGATCCAGATTTTGTTCTGTGGCATATAagtacattaataaaaaaaaagtaagtataATATTCAAAGATGGTACCCCTTTTGAATCCTTAGAAGTCCTAAAAAAGAATGGCCTTCACATGCATGCAATGTAGTAAAAAACACTACTACAATGAAGTACCAGTACTTGCAAATTTATTGCataatttaagaaaatcttACACAACTAAAAGATAAAAAACTAGGAATTAGCCTCCAACaacaatatatttaaatgaaattccATTACACAAAAGAACCTGGTATTTATAGCATGAAAGCAAGTCTCTATTGTGAGGttaagaacagcaaaaaataacCAGAGCATTTcacttaattttcaaatgtcagGTGTTGAATTGGGAAAATTTGTATGTGGACAAATGAGCCACAGTTTTTCCCCACTCTTTTGTGGCAGTCAAGCATGGTGCCTACCATGTGGAAAAAGGAGAACGAGTGGTGATGTTGTGCCCAGAAAGGGGATCCTTCCTctctatttttgctttcaggCAGCATTCCTGTCTGAATTATAAAGCCTCTTTCTGATCCTGCAGGAGAGAAGGCTTTTGCACATCTTGTTTTTCACAGGAGCTCATATAATCCCAAAGTCCCTCCTAAGCACTGGAACTGAAAGGATCCCTATACCTTACGTTGGCACATGTCACCCTACAGTAATCCTTTGTAAACTTTCAATAATTTCTCTTGTGTTCTGACTTCAAGTAAATACTATCCTACCATAGAGATAAGAGTATAGAAATAGGTGAAATCCAGCAACCCGAACATCAGGCTGAAACAATATGCCAAAATATGATACATTATATATATTCCCGTACATAATAAGAGCACTCACTAAATATAACATTTTTAGCAtctaaatagaaaataaattaatagagGACTTCTGTATCAGGGAAGAGTAAGTAAAATGCAGGAGATGAAGCCTAAGTCTCTAAGCCCACTGGTAGGGGTTACTAACAAGCAAAACTGCATGTTAATAAACCAAAACATGGTCATGGTCATTTATATATGTAATTATGGGATGAGAAATTCACAAATATACCTTTTGGCAGTACGGCAGACTTCATCCACCCACTTGCCTTGtgaagactgagaaaaaaagacacagtttTCACGCTTTCCCCCATTTGGTTGGGCACGATCCCAGTTGAAGTACTGTAGAGCCATTCCATTGACATCAACAAATTTCCCTTCATTTATCATGTCAGTCACACCCAACCAAAACTCAGACACTCTTGGCATACTTTTCTTGCCATAGTCTTGGAGAGTGCTAGTTTCATCATTATTCCTTGGGATAGCCAGTGTCCCTCCCTTTGCTATGCAGTCTTCGTTGGCTTCATGAAAATGTTTGGTGACTTCTGATACGAGGTAGCACTTCTTATGAGCCTTTGTCCCACGAAGACAGACTGTGAATAGATATTGGTTTGCATGTTCAGTGTAATCTTGGGCTACAGCTTTAAATAGTGTTTTCCTAAAACCATACTTCTCTAAAAGTATGTTGGGAATTAAGCAAAGTCCCTCAGCGAGTGAAAGGCTCTTGCCTCCACTGAGTGGGCCTGAAAGTTTTATACACTGGCTAAGCCAGTGTTCCTAGCAAacaaacaggacagaaaagtaTGATTTAAAATATGTCTTGTTCACTagaaaaggctgaaattcaTAATGCAAATCTCTGCCTGGATTATTGATAAAAGTGTATTTCCACCTGCACATTCACTCCTCTAGGTCTGAATATCTGgtcttttcatttaaatctgTTCCTTCAAACACTAAATTCAAATGAGATAAAGTGACTTAAATCTATAAACATAAAAAAGTGTCCTGAGCTTGCACAACAATCTGAACCAAATAATCTAAACATCTGCATTTAtaaatctgtttgcttttagtTTTACTGGAACATAACAGAGACAACTTGCTGTAAAGTCCAAATGTACAAGAACATTATTTTGGCATATGCTCTGTAACTGGAATTGCCTTGCAGAACGGCTGTCAGTTCTTCCAGCCCAAGGTCTGTGTGGGCAGGCTTGCAGGAAGGAAACCTTAAACTTTGCTTTCCAGCTCTCCTTATGCAGATAGGTGAAAAAATGGTTCTCCCAAGAAAATACTTCCAAGAAGAGAAACTTCCTGGAAGGAGTGTTCCTTCTGAGCTGACGAAGGTAGCAAAGGCCTTGAATAAACTCCTGTAACAATTATTTCTAGACTCCTGCATGTGACtatttccagattattttttattacttgaaCTCTTCTTGTATATATATTAGAAGGATGCTGTGAAACGGTATCTACATCTTCTGTCCTGATGTTTCCTATAAACTGTTTCTAATTCCTGTCATCTGTTCttgtaaaaaagtaattatgcATCTGATCAACAGGATATGGAAATCCACTTTGGACCATATCCTGTATGTCTCAGAGATTTAGCATTTCCAGTTGTAGTATTCATTGCATTCCATAGCTGCATTTTCAGGGTCATAATTTTATATTAGGGCTTATCCTTCAAATTTTATCCTTTCCAACTGCTAATggacaaacaaaataaatgaacataTTTGCTAGATGTTTAATTCTTTATCAAATTTGTATTAATGGGAAAGATCAGAGAGACCTTATTTACTTCAACAATGCTGGAGTTATGTGTCTTGTGAATGTCCTTAAGCTAAAAAAGCAGCTCCTTTTTCAAGTATCATAAAGCCCTTAACAAATGCAGTCAGATCTAGAGGGGTGATAGATCTCTTTTTGCCAAATTTGGAACCCAGTTGAACGCTGTGGGTTCTGAATTTCAAACATAGCTCAAAATAAGCTTTGAGGATAGCAAAGCTCCTGACTCTGGTTTAATTTGTAAGCCACTGCATGCTTACTCTCAAGCTCCTTCTGGAAGCAATACAAGGATTGCTTTTAAACAAGAGTTCCTTGTCTAGCACAAGCTCCCTCTTTTCAGAAACTTCTGAAGTCTtataagaaatt from Apus apus isolate bApuApu2 chromosome 11, bApuApu2.pri.cur, whole genome shotgun sequence includes the following:
- the CLEC3A gene encoding C-type lectin domain family 3 member A; the encoded protein is MAQTGLRIFLLISILLLDQTISQASKFKARKHSKRRVKEKDDLKTQIDKLWREVNALKEMQALQTVCLRGTKAHKKCYLVSEVTKHFHEANEDCIAKGGTLAIPRNNDETSTLQDYGKKSMPRVSEFWLGVTDMINEGKFVDVNGMALQYFNWDRAQPNGGKRENCVFFSQSSQGKWVDEVCRTAKRYICEFLIP